From Clarias gariepinus isolate MV-2021 ecotype Netherlands chromosome 1, CGAR_prim_01v2, whole genome shotgun sequence:
CATCCATCTTTTCTATGAGTTGGGCGTTAAACTGGGGCACATCATTGGAATGCTTACACTCTTTGTTGCATGCTTTGTACACTTTCAATGGGACAGGACTCCCGTTTACCTCCAGTGCAGCTCTGGATGTAAAGCGGAATGAAAGTGGGCTTTCTGTTGAGCTTGCACTCCATGCTGGAGCCCAAGACCTGAAGCTCACACTTCAGAAGAATCTGCACAACTCTACAGAAATTACTGGAGGATTACTGGTTAGTGCtgcttttttgttaatattatcttttcaaaatttttacaGGTATTTCTTGAGAACCTGATTCCTTTAGGTCAAGGTTCCATTGGATGTCTATATTTAACATCGATGAACTGTTAGAGGATTAGCAAGCCCAAGTTTGGTGGCTCTTTGTGAGACCCTTGTTCTCTGGGTCAGATGGTTCCATTTGTTGTTTGAAGGAAATGCCTCTGATTCCTTGCTCATCTCCTACAAAGAAGACAAACTGCACAGACATACGGCTTGTTTTCACAGGTGAGCTGCATGGGGAGGATCAGCCCGGACCACCTGCTGAGTTACTGCTACTCAGAGGCGCTGGAGCAGTCGCTCCGGGTACGGATGGTTTCTTTAGCTAGTTGAATCGCACATCTGAAAATCATATCCTGCCATATTACTTATAtgggcttcttcttctttatgcAAATAGATGGAGATACACGCTAACATCTCAGACTCCAGACACATTCTGCCAGAAAACCAAGGAGCCTTCTTGTTGGTCTTTAAGATCCTGGGACACCATCTAACATCAAGGTTCAATACAGTCTtctcatgattaaaaaaaagttgttgtcTTTCGAATGTTCTTACTATtgtcatttctttcattttagcACTGGCCTGATGCTTAATGTTCACCACAACATCTCCTCTCTGCAACCGTATGTCCCGTTTCAGTTTGACACCAAGTCACAGGTAGCTCACAACTCTTTGCAGGTCTTACTAAAAGTGGGAGTGGGTCCAAATTTGATAAGCaataaaactttacatttttgtCAGTGTCCCTCAATTAAGATTCAATTTGGGTGTTCACAGCATGCTTTCCTtgatttttgtactttttgttGATCCGAGGGGTGTTTAAGTCGAATTGGGACTTTTGGTTCTTCAGAATTACAGAAAAAACTCCCCATGGTTGTTGGGTTtattcccacagtccaaaggcatgcagattaggctaattggctttcccaaattaCGCGTAGTGGGgaaatgcatgtgtgaatgctgactgtaaaatgggaataaatacagtggtaatcaccattgacctccacggtccctagttggattgTAGAGACTTCTAGTTGGTTAATGGATggacatttctttatataatcccctgctacactaatttaCTTTTCCCAGTTTTCATCTAGTGCGAAGTTTTCTTAGTACATTGGAGCTACGATCAGAATACCTAATCTAGTTCTGAAATGCTagtctcccaggaactccattagcagcccaaacatgtggaaatggcttgagacgaggtcaggactgtatgggcaatgtggcaataactcccagccgcgATCCTAAAATGTACAAGTGGTCAGGAGTTCCACTCAttgaatttttatgtttttacgctagtgtttctttcttttattggaATCATGTCATTAAGTCTAAGACTTGTGTGTCTCTCCATGCCACTGATATCATGCTTGCTCTTGTCTTCATGAAGCTCAATCGGTCATCATCTTCAATTAAAGCAGCAGCAGAGTTCCTCATAGACAATCATGTGATGCGTTTGAAAGCCCAGGCTTCCCAGACAAAGCTTGGATTCAAGCAAGTGTTCGAGCTCTCCCACTCCTTACCTCAGGTGGGAAAGAACTTCTTGAGCATTAATATTGTATTCATTCAATTCCCGCTCACAGCTTTTCTTCCATAAAATGCTGAAATATGTTTCTGTAaagaaatcagaaatgtttatCACCATCCATCGTTATATggttataattgtataattatatgattataatgtataattagatttgtaataaatggcactttttatttctattcctGCGTAGCTGATGTCAGTTCCCaggagtcttttaataaagactgGGCACGCGCTGCACAACGGATCCCTCGTCCTCACACACCACACCCAGTGGATGGATGAAAATTCACCTCGCCCTACAGCGTTAGACCTGAAATCGAAACAGATAGGTaccaattaataataataataataataataataataataaatataaagtataagtATAAAGTTTTATTCCTAATCAAagggcaattatttttttttttttgtctaaatctttctttctttttcttagaTGAATCTCGAGGGTGGGAGCTAGAAATAAGGCTAGAGAATGAAACACAGAGCAAACGGGGCAATGTTATCCTTAACTGGGATTTGACTGGCTTGCAAGAGGAGGTACAGTAGAACGTGGGCGAAGATGCCTCTTCTCAGATGTGAAATCTAGCATAAACGGCAGGTGTATAATCGCTAACAAATttactccgtgtgtgtgtgtgtatgtatgtaatataaGATACAAGTTACAGGTTCTTGGAACTCTGTAGACGAACAGACCGAGGCCATGCTTGAGCTCAGACAGCTTTTTTCGTCCACTCTGTCCCATCTGCACCTGCATGTGCTctcacacaacaacacacaagGACACGGCAGGAACAATCAGGTacatgatacacacacacacacacacacatacacagtttaCGCAATCTAAAATAAGAAATGTGTCATGCCGTCAATAGGTCCACCTGTTCTGGGACAGAGGGACACCCGTGAACGTCTCCGTGACAGTTAGTAACGGGAGCCGTGAAGACTTCAGCATGACGCGGGCTTGTGTTTTTATGTCACCTGGACAGGTAAATCGTGCATCCTTTTCAACAGAAGATTCATACTGTCCACCGGAGGGCGCTGGTTTAGTGTATTAGGCACATCGTAGTCCATGAACACACAGACGGAAAAGCTTAAAAGATCTGCTCTGGTCATCATACGGATATGGATTTAAATCCTGCTGCTTCTAGAAAAGCTGGTTCACTCTTGAACATGACTTTTAATcgcaaatgtttaaaataagattttaaatgaacaatattaGATAGAATTATAACATaaagtgctgtgcaaaagtcttggccccccttcatttattaatattatgctCCCGAAGAGCCAGACAAtcgtattattttaatattttaatatttacatttttatttttttttaaatgcataaaaaatacttaaggcatgaaccagtgagaaacaggtgcagatgatgacagatgatcaggccggtgattagtgtactgtactgctgatgctgaatgctgagtggttgaccATATGACTTTTTCCattaatacaaatcaaatctttATGTTCCCATGCAAAtttaagtgttttgttttttttcagatgatttcacaaaaaagtttttatttctacACAAGAGTTTAGTTACAGTCTTGTTAGTTCTGTTTGtgagtgtggaaatgctcttaatttCATTATTAATCATAGCTGCAATTTctactgtcatttttttttacgatgCATCATTCCAGTCATTTAAAATCTTCTTAATTGTTCTCAGTATTTGATGACGACCAATAATTTGATTCTTCTTAAgtgttgactctttttttttttgtccaggcgGTGTAGAATTTCGTACGTTGACCTAATTTATTGTAGTAAAGGAGAGATAATATCATTCGATACACAAGGACGTAACTTCCTTtgataaatgctaaataaataaataacatgatcACACAGTATGGCACCATATCAACAGTTAAACTAATCATTTAATGTGAATGTTGTTGCTATAAAAACAAGAATATATTCGAGaaagtatttttatataaatgaatcAAGAATTCCTGATATTAATTTCCGCATACTTTGTGTGTTGCGTATTTAGGGTTCTAGTCTTATCCTGATGCTATTTTATACCTCAGATGCCACTTtgagcaataaataaataatggaattttttttttattttatttttttggaagcATGAAAAATTATGTTTGACTAACAAGAATTATGCTGTGATTACTTTAAGCCTGTGGGCTCTTTTGGCCTGGAAATAAATCTAGCATGATTCCTTTGAAAAGTAAGCAGGGATTTgaactttgtttttttactgactGCAGATTTTGTAACAATGAGTTTCAGATGCGGTCAGTACTCCCTCTGGTGGAAGCCCACGCCTGCGTCTCCATGGCACAAGAAGGGAAATGTTCCTATTCCCAAAGCGCAGAACTCAAATGGGGGGACAAGAGAATTACACAAAGCCTGAAATATCAGGTAATTACATCGGCGCAtagaaaatagtaataataataatgtaattagaatataatttgtttaatcctcaacaaaatgtttaattcttctttttctaaaaaaatttgcattttaccttttaaaaaaagtgtgtgtgtgtgaatctaaagtaagctcccctctcccccttcttatcttacacagttacccttcctccactcttttcacacacgcgcacacaacgaaaacactgttttatcggaaagataaacaagaaatctctctaatgacactcgattgagcgacacattAACGGAATTAATGCTGTaaagtaacaataaaataaattaacctgcactttaccttcgaaaagaatcgcgacagagcagtgtttctgtgtagaccagagagaaagagtgtgtgtctgtgtgtatctgtgtgtgtgtgtggggctcgGTGTCCAATGATGTATGCGCACACAGACGCACAGAGCAGGCTGAGTCTtgagcagaaagagaaaatagatctttaacctttctaatgagacttgcttttgctttacacgtgcgctgtaAAAACATAtaagacataaataaaatatgttttacacacacgtggtcacagtgttatagtaaacagtacacgcgtgcacggatgttgattataccagtaagcaCTATGACGAGCACTAAGACACAGCAGGGAAatccgttggctcagttgtgatcacgtgacgcttggcgtcaaaacgagaagcgcatgcgtgatacatgatactcggtactcgtaaaccaagacttggtcgtgttccaagtcaaaattgataaaaaatctttgctcatcttgctgAACActcgtgttactcgcaatccgagatttcactgtactgtatatatatatgtgcttatatatgaactgtatatattatttggGAGGGAGTGCTGTTCGGCTGGATATAGTACGGCTCCGAGGGTGCAGCCTATGAGCGTATTAGGGCTGAATGTGGTTTATGGCAGGCATTTGCTTGCTTCTTAGTACTGCGGCCCGTACAGACTTACTCTTACCCATGCGGGTGACTTATTGTTAGTGTAATTCATGGTTGTTAGGAGACCTGGGGCGCAGTGCCCATCTGTTATGACCAGTAGTGAAATGTGTTtaatccaatcagattgcttagTTGAAAGTGgaaattttgtataatataGTTTATTACATATTCCATACATTGCAATTCACATTTCGGGGGAAGAAAAATGTCACTGTAATGTCACATTTACGTAATGTTAATATGAATCTGGTGATGTTCATACATCCTTCATACATTTAGGAACACTTAGGTTCCGGGAATTCACCTTAAGGTCCAGGAATTCATCTTCATGATCGGGTAGGTATTTTGAAATAACAAGAAATTCTGGTCGGCTCCAATCAAACATCCAGATAATAACTCGACAGGTGATATAAGAATGTTAGGgatcttaaaaatatttttggcaGGAAGCAGAATCCAAAAATCTCCTCTCTCGTTGGCAGCCAGTATTATTAATTGGGTgggatggtttaaaaaaataaattaattaattaatgaatatacCATATCCTGATATAGTGTCATTAGCCACTGTATGTTCAATGATGGTGTAGATTGTAAGTGAAGGTGATGTTTTTTGTGCTACTGAATTCCTGCAACGAGACAAAATCGATGCCTTGGATGATGATAGAAACGCATcatttgtgtgcatgtatttctttcttctctATTAAACAGAAAACTGACAAAGGAATGCACACTGTCCAGATGGAAACTTCAGCTCAGAACATAATGTCAGGCCCATGTTCTTCTCATACACTCCTGGCACAGATACACTCTAACCTTAAAGACGTCCTGGAACATCATGGCCATCTAGGGCTGTGTCCTCCGCAACCagtaagtacacacacacacacacatacacacacacacacctttgttgTGGGTGTGTTCATTGTATAGATGTCCCAGGATtttatgtaagtgtgtgttaacatgaaaaatatgtATTGGGTcgtgcacatttttttaattccctgTTGATGAACAACTCGTCTTAATTTATCACTTATAGCTtcatagcagctataaacagatgTGTTACCTCAAAGCCTTTGATGATTATCGTGACGGTTATCGTGTTCGGATTCAACCAGAAGACTTTTCCATGTCATGAAACAAAAAAGTTTACAGCTTTATTACTTCCTGACATCATTGTGAAAtaccatagaaacaataacacatCATCAACAATCTAAGCTGATGTCATACAGGGTGAAGCTACACCTCCAAAATCAAAATCCAGAATTCCTTCACCAGAAATCCCTTGTTGTATCTATTCCACAGGCTCTGTCGTGGTCTGGTTCTCACCGTGTCAACTCAGGGAAGGACTTATTGTACAGCCACACCAGTGTGTCACTATCAGGTCAGGCCCAGCACGCCGCATTTGTTTTGGCACTCAGGAACACCAGCAGCGCCCAGCGTAGCCACTACTCCCTGCTCACTgaggtcttcttcttcttctacaattgtctgaccaatcagattcgagATATTTACTGTTATTATAGTTGAAGGTCAGAGATTTAGAATATATATGTGTTGCAGTGGAAGATGGGTAACTGGAGCGCCGAGCTGGGAGGAAGCGTACACGGTGCTAGCAGGAACTCGGTGCTGCAGGTTCAAGCGAAACTCGACCGTAGTGAGCAGATCTGGCTTCAGACCACACTGGGAAAGCGCTGCTTCCAAGCTGCTGCTGGATATGACGGTGGTTcgtacataaaaaaatgaacatttttattttatatgagcTGAGTAAATAGTGCAAGCGATGCTCTAAAATCTCCATCTGACAGATTCATCTGACGACCTTCGGATGACCCTGTGCTTGGAGGGGAACCACGGGCTAACGTTCAAGACACAAAGAGGAGGCAGTGGGATCGAGAACGAGACGCTAGCGATGATCTCTGTGGGAGCGGCCGACCGAGGCCTTGTCTTGCACGCTAAGGGATGTGAGACGTGCTTAGCAGCGACAGAGGTGAGGTGACGAGTAGATTTATGGACACATAAGGATGAACGTCTGCTGCATACGCTTGACGATTTCCTGTTTCGGCAGGCGCGGGTGCAGCAGTTAGGCACGCACGTGAAGAGGAAGCTGCTCCAGAGGGTCCAAAGGATTCATCATCTCCTTTTAGAGTTCAGGAGACAGGTTAGAGGAGAGTCGGATTAGTGGACCAGATTTATAGTTACTTTTCTCCAGCTAGAGTAAATGTTCCTGTTATGTAATAATTACAAGCCGTGGTTTGTGTTCACTTTCGGAAATGGATGCTTTGGGGATTTTTCTAATGGCAGGGCGACTGTATGTTTATATTTGTCTGTAGTTAATTATATCATTTTGATGTATACGTATTTCATACTACTGTAATTTCcatgattttcttttgattctgattctgtaaagctgcattgCGACAACgacaaattgttaaaagtgctatatagataaaattgaattggattGAATTGAAGGTTGAGGAACAGATAGATAATCCACATTAGAGAGAGCGAAAGAAAGAGAAGCAGCAAACAAATCAAAATGAAACACATAACAGCCAACGACAATAAAGAAGTCAACCAATGATAAGGCACGGGATTGACAGAACAGAAgccaaaacaaattaaaatagcCATAACATAATTAAATGGACATAAAATTAAACCTAAACAAAAGAGTGCAGTCGCTTAGGCTCCTGAGGAAAGGCTAAAGATGTTAATTCACTATATTTATTC
This genomic window contains:
- the LOC128521620 gene encoding uncharacterized protein LOC128521620, with product MGRISPDHLLSYCYSEALEQSLRMEIHANISDSRHILPENQGAFLLVFKILGHHLTSSTGLMLNVHHNISSLQPYVPFQFDTKSQLNRSSSSIKAAAEFLIDNHVMRLKAQASQTKLGFKQVFELSHSLPQLMSVPRSLLIKTGHALHNGSLVLTHHTQWMDENSPRPTALDLKSKQIDESRGWELEIRLENETQSKRGNVILNWDLTGLQEEVQ